Proteins encoded within one genomic window of Bacteroidota bacterium:
- a CDS encoding IPT/TIG domain-containing protein: MISVFLFSCKKYDQGNDPCPVCPRITSISPTHGGAGAILNIYGKNFNSDYRQNIVKINGVQVSRDSIITGSSDSLTVFVPKGCGTGNVTIDIDDELTFSGEAPIFNYNYKYAVSNFAGNGTDSVINGIGNDASFSRPSLITVDQNDNLYVVDKGNSVIRKYLQCKCLWNNLNGICINN; this comes from the coding sequence TTGATTTCGGTATTTTTATTCTCTTGTAAAAAATATGATCAGGGTAATGATCCGTGTCCTGTTTGTCCCAGGATAACATCTATATCACCAACTCATGGTGGAGCGGGTGCAATATTAAATATTTATGGAAAAAATTTTAATAGTGATTACAGACAAAACATTGTAAAAATAAATGGTGTTCAGGTTAGTCGTGATTCCATAATTACAGGTTCGTCTGACTCGCTTACTGTATTTGTGCCGAAGGGATGTGGTACAGGTAATGTAACAATTGATATCGATGATGAATTGACTTTTAGCGGAGAAGCACCTATATTTAATTATAATTATAAATATGCTGTTTCGAACTTCGCAGGTAATGGAACAGATTCGGTGATAAATGGGATTGGAAACGATGCTTCTTTTTCTCGTCCTTCTCTGATCACAGTAGATCAAAATGATAACTTATATGTGGTTGACAAAGGAAATTCTGTCATAAGAAAATATCTCCAGTGCAAGTGTTTGTGGAATAATTTAAATGGAATTTGCATAAATAACTGA
- a CDS encoding T9SS type A sorting domain-containing protein, protein MSKNAGKHLISITDIAGRIVFSSEFEKTNNRIDVSQFENGYYLIRVDNEPAKQLLVFRQ, encoded by the coding sequence ATTTCAAAAAATGCTGGGAAGCATTTAATAAGTATTACAGATATTGCAGGAAGAATTGTTTTCAGTTCAGAATTTGAAAAAACAAATAACAGGATTGATGTATCACAATTTGAGAATGGATATTATTTAATTCGGGTTGACAATGAACCAGCTAAACAGCTACTCGTTTTCAGACAATAA
- a CDS encoding trehalose-6-phosphate synthase yields the protein MIVNPYDIENSAIAIRNALAMSNSEQQSRMIQMRDTIVGNNIYYWASSLLRAMASIQN from the coding sequence TTGATCGTTAATCCATATGACATAGAAAATTCAGCAATTGCTATCAGAAATGCTCTGGCGATGTCAAATTCTGAACAACAAAGCAGAATGATACAAATGCGGGATACTATTGTCGGAAATAATATTTATTATTGGGCGTCTTCATTATTGAGAGCTATGGCTTCCATACAAAATTGA
- a CDS encoding trehalose-6-phosphate synthase codes for MLEECKDEEQPFILIQDYHFALLPELIKRKKPRARVAIFWHIPWPNPESFGICPWQKEILTGMLGADLIGFHTQYHCNHFLETVNNTLESRVSWEKFSVKMNGRNTHVKAFPISIAFTLKDLDDKSRKEGIKRILGVHGINAEFMAIGVDRIDYTKGLIEKFLSVERFFEKFPDYIGRFTLVQIGAPSRTLIKSYSDMVSNVEKEAERINLRFKSKNWKPILFLKGHHSHEQINPYYKNADMCIVSSLHDGMNLVAKEFVATRNENDGVLILSRFAGASPILPEL; via the coding sequence ATTTTAGAAGAATGTAAGGATGAAGAACAACCATTTATATTGATCCAGGATTATCATTTTGCATTACTTCCTGAATTGATCAAACGTAAAAAGCCAAGAGCAAGAGTAGCCATCTTCTGGCATATTCCATGGCCTAATCCCGAATCATTTGGAATCTGTCCTTGGCAAAAGGAAATTCTCACCGGAATGCTCGGTGCAGATCTGATAGGGTTTCATACCCAATATCACTGTAATCATTTTTTGGAAACTGTTAATAATACGCTTGAGTCAAGAGTGTCCTGGGAAAAATTTTCAGTTAAGATGAATGGAAGAAATACTCACGTAAAAGCATTTCCTATCAGTATAGCATTTACATTAAAAGACCTTGATGATAAATCCAGAAAAGAAGGGATTAAAAGAATTCTTGGCGTTCATGGAATCAATGCGGAATTTATGGCTATAGGTGTTGACAGGATAGATTATACTAAGGGCCTGATCGAAAAATTCTTATCTGTAGAAAGATTCTTTGAAAAATTTCCCGATTATATTGGTCGATTTACTTTGGTGCAAATAGGTGCACCCAGCAGGACTTTAATAAAAAGTTATTCGGACATGGTGAGTAATGTGGAAAAAGAAGCAGAGCGAATCAATCTAAGGTTTAAAAGTAAAAACTGGAAACCTATACTTTTTTTGAAAGGTCATCATAGTCATGAACAAATTAATCCTTATTATAAAAATGCAGACATGTGTATTGTCTCTTCATTGCATGATGGAATGAATCTGGTTGCTAAAGAATTTGTCGCCACCAGAAATGAAAACGATGGTGTGTTGATCTTAAGCAGATTTGCAGGAGCATCACCGATCTTACCGGAGCTTTGA
- a CDS encoding trehalose-6-phosphate synthase — protein MTREGIANNAIIFYSDPAYIENLLDKIWFRNFFRWFLQALFVSLITIVILKWGIFSPINRVSDWIKSARMGNLEKLNEYPPAKFLAPLHAEITQIARAMHEAQAKAEEEARLRTTGESVWTSDRLKIEMGNLLNGKKMIVVSNREPYMHIHEGKEIKCIVPASGMITAMEPILKACGGLWIASGSGDADKETVDKDDKVQVPPLNPKYTLKRVWLTKEEESHYYYGFSNEGLWPLCHLAHTRPTFRIEDWEYYKKSMRNLQKLF, from the coding sequence TTGACCAGAGAAGGAATTGCAAATAATGCGATCATTTTTTACAGTGATCCTGCATATATTGAAAATTTATTGGATAAGATCTGGTTCAGAAATTTTTTCAGATGGTTTCTACAGGCGCTTTTTGTTTCATTGATCACCATCGTAATTTTAAAATGGGGGATCTTCAGTCCGATCAATAGAGTCTCCGATTGGATCAAATCTGCTCGAATGGGAAATCTTGAAAAGCTAAATGAATATCCTCCTGCAAAGTTTTTAGCCCCGTTACATGCAGAAATTACCCAGATAGCAAGAGCCATGCATGAAGCCCAGGCAAAAGCAGAGGAAGAAGCCAGACTGAGAACTACCGGGGAATCTGTATGGACTTCCGATCGGCTGAAAATTGAAATGGGCAATTTGTTAAATGGGAAAAAGATGATTGTTGTTTCGAATCGCGAACCATACATGCATATTCATGAAGGTAAAGAAATAAAATGTATCGTACCGGCCAGCGGTATGATCACAGCTATGGAGCCAATATTAAAAGCTTGTGGCGGATTATGGATCGCTTCCGGTTCCGGTGATGCAGATAAAGAAACGGTTGATAAGGATGATAAAGTTCAGGTACCACCATTAAATCCTAAATATACTTTGAAACGGGTTTGGTTGACAAAGGAAGAGGAAAGCCATTATTATTATGGATTTTCAAATGAAGGGCTTTGGCCTTTATGTCATCTCGCTCATACCCGGCCAACTTTCAGAATTGAAGACTGGGAATATTATAAAAAGTCAATGAGAAATTTGCAGAAACTATTTTAG
- the otsB gene encoding trehalose-phosphatase: protein MSYRKVLSLLNRINNKPDTRLVVVISGRGHLDLERFIGHLPIEIIAEHGAMIKLNGSWRNLFDNSDSWKKVVLPVLNRFTFASPNSFVEEKQFSLVWHYRNVPDDVGFLQSRELIRILENSITSLGLKLIDGDKVVEIISNKIGKGSAIKNLINENKFDYIISIGDDKTDEEMFQELSTNKKAETIKVGRGPTVAKHSLENVKQVLLFLEHLMENNKN, encoded by the coding sequence ATTTCCTACAGAAAAGTTCTCAGCCTTCTGAATAGAATAAATAATAAACCTGATACGAGATTGGTTGTTGTTATTTCCGGCAGGGGCCATCTTGATCTGGAAAGATTTATCGGTCATCTTCCAATTGAAATCATTGCTGAACACGGCGCAATGATAAAATTGAATGGTAGCTGGAGAAATCTGTTTGATAATTCTGATTCGTGGAAAAAAGTTGTACTTCCGGTTTTGAATCGTTTTACTTTTGCCAGCCCCAATTCATTTGTAGAAGAGAAACAATTTTCATTGGTTTGGCATTACAGGAATGTTCCTGATGATGTTGGCTTTTTGCAATCAAGAGAATTGATCCGTATTCTTGAAAATTCAATTACTTCACTTGGCCTGAAATTGATCGATGGTGATAAGGTAGTTGAAATAATTTCAAATAAGATAGGGAAAGGAAGCGCAATAAAGAATTTGATAAATGAAAACAAATTTGATTACATCATTTCGATTGGTGACGATAAAACAGATGAAGAAATGTTTCAGGAACTTTCAACTAATAAAAAAGCTGAGACTATAAAAGTAGGAAGGGGTCCAACCGTTGCCAAGCATTCACTGGAAAATGTAAAGCAGGTTCTTTTATTCTTAGAGCACCTTATGGAGAACAATAAAAACTAA
- a CDS encoding recombinase family protein codes for MQIDSLTNHCQRNDIAIVHSFKEDFSAKTFDRPAFKLFLKFAKANKGKIDLLLFTSWDRFSRNIAEAYEMIGILKKLGIQPYAIEQPLDMTVPENKAMLAFYLALPEIENDRRSIKVLGGIRGAWKKGRWVNCAPRGYKNVRDENNKPIIIPSESADSVRYAFEETVKGLTQTEIGIELLKQGKGIKKSMLSEILRNPVYMGKIPFPAENGEAAYLIDGIHEPLISEETFYKVQEILNGNVKKRNRPIITTKRNELPLRGVLKCSNCEGLMTGSPSRSRSGKQYFYYHCNTCKKTRFRSDEANEKCYRF; via the coding sequence GTGCAGATCGATAGTCTCACTAATCATTGCCAAAGAAATGATATTGCAATTGTTCATTCTTTCAAAGAAGATTTTAGCGCAAAAACGTTCGACAGACCGGCCTTTAAATTGTTTTTAAAATTTGCTAAAGCGAATAAAGGAAAGATCGATCTGCTACTATTTACTTCTTGGGATCGTTTCTCAAGAAATATTGCAGAGGCTTATGAGATGATTGGTATTTTGAAGAAACTCGGAATTCAACCATACGCTATTGAACAACCACTTGACATGACTGTTCCGGAGAACAAAGCTATGCTTGCGTTCTATCTTGCTTTACCTGAAATTGAAAACGATAGACGTTCTATAAAAGTATTGGGTGGTATCAGAGGTGCCTGGAAAAAAGGCCGCTGGGTAAATTGTGCTCCTAGAGGATATAAAAACGTGAGAGATGAAAACAATAAGCCTATTATAATCCCAAGTGAATCGGCAGATAGTGTCAGGTATGCATTCGAAGAAACTGTGAAGGGTCTAACTCAAACTGAAATCGGAATCGAATTACTAAAGCAAGGCAAGGGAATTAAAAAGTCAATGCTATCGGAAATTCTTAGAAACCCTGTCTACATGGGGAAAATTCCATTTCCTGCAGAGAATGGAGAAGCTGCATATTTGATTGATGGAATTCATGAACCTCTGATATCCGAAGAAACTTTCTACAAAGTTCAAGAAATTCTAAACGGAAATGTAAAGAAAAGAAACAGGCCTATCATCACCACAAAGCGCAATGAGCTTCCACTGCGAGGAGTGTTGAAGTGTTCAAATTGTGAAGGCTTAATGACTGGAAGTCCATCGCGAAGCAGATCAGGAAAGCAGTATTTTTATTATCACTGCAACACTTGTAAAAAAACTCGTTTCCGTTCTGATGAAGCTAATGAAAAATGCTATCGGTTTTAG
- a CDS encoding T9SS type A sorting domain-containing protein — protein sequence MKKIILFLFFGFAFLKQSNSQILREWVYDFNPSGINYGYGHGVVCDHHDNVYISGIISNGTSMLPIFIKMNNSGSLLFLDTTSSGDRTTGNLIYDSKSTIFSSGQYLNSLPNTYLEAFDTSGFLLWRKTYYRGDSAQIFNVQIDRSTNGFLFNIGNYYDSLSVSHINLIKTDSLGNLIWIKSDSGLNISRSFAQKVIAGNNGRVYCIGYGQVIGSNNEDIILICYDESGNIIWYRTIDGTLHDFDAPWDIKLDSKENILVSAFIQDTVINRNSFIAKFDTFGNEIWRNSFEGSGSRKFVIDSNDNIYFNNGILLSGDIFGILKLDSAGNLINSRNFSLPNYSMFNLSDIVIDDSSNIYLSGIGFSNTSVYDFVTYKIDSSLTEIWNDEYLISNTLGESPYAMALDNSNNFYVAGQSNYDQVSNTSNLCVVKYGNNLSTEIHGIMKIDLISVFPNPTSENITIDLGISENEVSISITDVYGKLFYKYFATALQEKSLNIVDFPSGIYFVKISKGKFNFTKKIIKY from the coding sequence ATGAAAAAAATTATATTATTTCTCTTTTTTGGTTTCGCTTTCTTGAAGCAATCTAATTCTCAAATACTTCGTGAATGGGTATATGATTTTAATCCCAGTGGAATTAATTATGGATATGGCCATGGTGTAGTATGCGACCATCATGACAATGTTTACATCAGTGGAATTATTTCTAATGGCACTTCAATGCTTCCAATATTTATTAAAATGAATAACAGCGGGAGTTTGCTATTTCTTGATACGACTTCCTCAGGTGATAGGACTACTGGTAATCTGATATACGATAGTAAATCTACTATATTTTCATCGGGACAATATCTCAATTCTTTGCCAAATACTTATCTTGAAGCATTTGATACTAGTGGGTTTCTTTTATGGCGTAAAACCTATTATCGAGGAGATTCGGCACAAATTTTCAATGTTCAAATCGATAGATCCACCAATGGATTTTTATTTAACATTGGAAATTATTATGATTCCTTATCAGTATCTCATATTAATTTAATTAAAACGGATTCACTTGGAAATCTAATTTGGATTAAAAGTGATTCAGGTTTAAATATAAGTAGATCGTTTGCTCAGAAAGTAATTGCTGGTAATAATGGAAGAGTTTATTGCATCGGATATGGTCAGGTCATAGGATCGAATAATGAAGATATTATTCTTATTTGCTATGATGAGAGTGGCAATATAATTTGGTATCGCACAATTGATGGAACACTCCATGATTTTGATGCTCCTTGGGATATTAAATTGGATTCAAAGGAAAATATTTTAGTATCTGCTTTCATACAAGATACAGTTATTAATCGTAATTCATTTATTGCAAAATTTGATACTTTTGGAAATGAAATTTGGAGAAACTCTTTTGAAGGGTCAGGGTCTAGAAAATTTGTGATTGACAGTAATGATAATATTTATTTTAATAATGGCATTCTTTTATCAGGAGATATCTTCGGAATATTAAAACTTGACTCGGCCGGGAATTTAATTAATTCAAGAAATTTTTCTCTGCCAAATTATAGTATGTTCAATCTATCCGACATTGTCATTGATGATTCAAGTAATATATACTTATCAGGCATTGGGTTTTCTAATACTTCGGTTTACGATTTTGTAACATATAAAATTGATAGTTCATTGACTGAAATCTGGAATGATGAATATCTTATTTCAAATACTTTAGGAGAATCACCTTATGCAATGGCGCTAGATAATAGTAATAATTTCTATGTTGCAGGACAATCAAACTATGATCAAGTTTCTAATACTTCTAATTTATGTGTTGTAAAGTATGGGAATAATCTGTCCACAGAAATTCACGGAATAATGAAGATTGATTTAATTTCAGTTTTTCCAAATCCGACAAGCGAAAACATAACGATTGATTTGGGTATTTCTGAGAATGAAGTCTCTATTTCTATAACTGATGTTTACGGAAAATTGTTTTATAAATATTTTGCAACAGCCCTTCAAGAAAAATCACTAAATATTGTAGATTTCCCGAGTGGAATCTACTTTGTTAAAATATCGAAAGGAAAATTTAATTTTACCAAAAAAATTATTAAATATTAG
- a CDS encoding LamG domain-containing protein: MKTITLFFTILISSLVSISQTPINGLIGYWPFTGNSNDFSGNNFNGTVNGATLTTDRFGQINSAYEFNGSSNIQISNFTDTSQTFTINLWFDAYTNGDPGTWEFLHRSDSISRFNAAWNVSWGRQNNSNYLHSILYTTTGDLVNLSDSNMTLNSWYMATITNDGDMKRIYVNGILIDSLATTGTTIDYTNKNLISIGFDSQINWFTGKIDDIRIYDRSLSDAEVTLLYNETPNSYSCIIGSLPVSIFQGLIAWYPFCGDAHDETEHGHNGILNGATLSTDRFGNLNSAYSYDGLNDSIAIPNAPELNIQNGQSFSVALWMKSDTLNSAKYFLSKYSGVMGQSEAYAFGTQDVPNPGGLYSYFEHSGGNIEVRGITQVADTNWHQFAYVFHSGVGITTYIDGQIDTMIQSSFAGSITNNLDLTIGAGGLSQFFKGKLDDVRIYNRALDSTEVTALYNENICFQTVTVTDTLIINANLTGFNPVTYQNSIKIYPNPAYDHITIDNGSNYSTLAGYTLRIDNSLSQTVYSTIVNQQIYSIDLNSWTGNGIYFVIL, translated from the coding sequence ATGAAAACAATTACTCTGTTTTTTACAATTTTGATTTCATCACTTGTTTCTATTTCGCAAACACCTATTAATGGCCTAATTGGTTATTGGCCATTCACCGGCAACTCGAATGATTTTTCCGGTAATAATTTTAACGGGACCGTAAATGGTGCAACACTTACCACTGATCGATTTGGCCAAATAAATAGCGCATATGAATTTAATGGATCATCAAATATCCAAATAAGTAATTTTACTGATACAAGTCAAACCTTTACAATAAACCTTTGGTTTGACGCATATACAAACGGTGATCCCGGTACATGGGAGTTCTTGCATCGAAGCGATAGCATAAGCAGATTTAATGCTGCTTGGAATGTGTCATGGGGTAGACAAAACAATTCAAATTACTTACATTCCATTCTTTATACAACAACCGGAGATCTAGTTAATTTATCTGATTCCAATATGACACTAAATTCTTGGTACATGGCCACAATCACAAACGATGGTGACATGAAAAGAATATACGTAAATGGAATTTTAATTGATTCTTTAGCGACCACTGGTACTACTATTGATTATACTAATAAAAACCTAATATCAATTGGTTTTGATTCTCAAATCAATTGGTTCACGGGAAAAATTGATGACATTCGAATTTATGATCGAAGTCTTTCAGATGCTGAGGTAACTTTATTATATAATGAAACACCAAACAGCTACTCATGTATTATTGGATCGTTGCCTGTGAGTATATTCCAAGGACTTATAGCATGGTATCCTTTCTGTGGTGATGCTCATGATGAAACCGAACATGGCCACAATGGAATTTTAAACGGAGCAACACTCTCGACGGATAGATTCGGAAATCTTAATAGCGCATATTCTTATGATGGATTAAATGATAGTATTGCGATCCCTAATGCACCGGAATTGAACATTCAAAACGGTCAATCATTTTCTGTAGCACTATGGATGAAATCGGATACCTTAAATAGTGCAAAATATTTTTTATCAAAATATTCAGGTGTAATGGGCCAAAGCGAAGCGTATGCATTCGGAACTCAAGATGTTCCTAATCCGGGAGGTTTGTACTCCTATTTCGAGCATTCCGGTGGAAATATAGAAGTTCGCGGTATAACTCAAGTTGCTGATACAAACTGGCACCAATTTGCATACGTCTTCCATTCAGGCGTAGGAATTACAACATATATCGATGGACAAATTGATACAATGATTCAATCCTCATTTGCAGGAAGCATCACAAATAATTTAGACCTTACAATAGGTGCTGGAGGGTTATCGCAATTTTTCAAAGGAAAATTAGACGATGTTAGAATTTATAATCGCGCACTTGACAGCACAGAGGTAACAGCTTTGTACAACGAAAACATTTGTTTCCAAACAGTAACTGTAACGGACACACTTATAATAAATGCCAACTTAACCGGTTTTAATCCTGTGACCTACCAAAATAGCATTAAAATATATCCCAATCCCGCATACGATCATATAACGATCGATAACGGAAGTAATTACTCAACACTTGCCGGATATACTTTACGTATCGATAATTCACTCAGCCAAACAGTCTATTCTACTATCGTTAACCAACAGATTTACAGTATTGACTTAAACTCTTGGACAGGCAACGGGATTTATTTCGTTATCTTATAA